One window from the genome of Fulvivirga lutea encodes:
- a CDS encoding GLUG motif-containing protein has translation MKFKYIFFSLALMSAAFMSCSTDDTDEIDPIDTVGGGGNGSEVTGSGTDADPYRLSTAEHLDLFLRNRLSSTYVLNNDIDLSAYISENYPTEGWLPINNFEGNFNGGGFTISGLKIDRPDVDGIGFFGVLGNDNNSTAISIEIRNLTIEVAPSEAVRGSTHVGVLLGYANDGLRVTNTHVRGANTDSRVESTASGSETELGRSGGLIGEADRSIITLSSSAINVTSAANRIGGLVGMVNTTTIDQCYASGNVSGSSIRIGGLIGFAANAGTSISNSYSTGTVSITSSSTDDIGGFIGAANSAISPITNCYSTSNLILDVPSFTPGFSPDNSNSFGYFSGDGDGGSGIFGSNLQTILNGSNADISVDAVSEDSGFTLLNISASTCSDFSAFDLSIWSCVDGSFPTLINNP, from the coding sequence ATGAAATTTAAATACATTTTTTTCTCACTTGCATTAATGTCAGCGGCATTCATGTCTTGCTCTACCGATGATACTGATGAAATAGATCCTATAGACACAGTAGGCGGAGGTGGTAATGGTAGTGAAGTAACAGGTTCAGGAACTGATGCAGACCCCTATCGGTTATCAACAGCTGAGCACTTAGATTTATTTTTAAGAAACAGATTGTCAAGCACTTATGTACTAAACAATGATATTGACCTATCTGCTTATATCTCAGAAAACTACCCAACTGAAGGGTGGTTGCCGATCAACAATTTCGAAGGAAATTTTAATGGCGGTGGGTTTACTATTTCTGGTTTGAAAATTGACCGACCCGATGTGGATGGGATTGGTTTTTTTGGTGTATTGGGAAATGATAACAATTCAACAGCAATTTCAATTGAAATAAGAAATCTAACAATTGAAGTTGCCCCATCTGAAGCAGTAAGAGGTAGTACGCACGTAGGTGTTTTATTAGGGTATGCTAACGATGGTTTACGTGTAACAAATACGCATGTCCGTGGCGCCAATACCGACTCGCGTGTAGAAAGTACTGCATCAGGCTCTGAAACTGAATTAGGTCGATCTGGAGGGTTAATAGGCGAAGCCGACAGATCTATAATTACCTTAAGCTCATCGGCTATCAACGTAACAAGTGCTGCTAATAGAATTGGTGGTTTGGTTGGAATGGTGAATACTACAACTATTGATCAGTGCTATGCATCAGGTAATGTTTCAGGATCTTCAATTCGTATTGGTGGGTTAATTGGCTTTGCCGCTAATGCAGGAACATCCATATCAAATAGTTATTCAACCGGTACAGTTAGTATTACCTCCAGCAGTACTGACGATATAGGAGGTTTTATCGGTGCGGCCAATAGTGCTATTTCACCTATTACTAATTGTTATAGTACAAGCAATTTAATTTTGGATGTACCCAGTTTTACACCTGGGTTTAGTCCGGATAATTCTAATTCATTTGGATATTTTTCCGGTGATGGCGATGGTGGGTCTGGAATTTTCGGAAGTAACTTACAAACAATCTTAAATGGTTCTAATGCTGATATAAGTGTAGATGCCGTCTCTGAAGACAGTGGTTTTACACTTCTCAACATTAGCGCTTCAACTTGTTCAGATTTTTCAGCATTTGACTTATCAATCTGGTCTTGTGTAGATGGTAGTTTTCCAACATTAATCAATAATCCTTGA
- a CDS encoding porin family protein, translating to MCQFKRLLMSLACSSFLLISTSAFSQDDPDAEFGVDEDDTEYTFDTDAMYALPNWYTIGDGLRFSSRTNDYSMRITGYIQPYYELFWGTDTLGNSYRENRYRISRARIKMSGESKKLKMSYRISFDLSRNNSEGDRNTLIDEENNFLWDAYITYRPFRYTRVSLGQKAPRTNYREFFMTSNTLQMVERSRITSLFSVFRDMGLFVDRRDKVYRDLYIKSYLEITTGEGQNAFENYGGLKYGGRLDIFPFGLFKGGEFNGVDMLREWKPKLVVGGAYSINKGMSNRNGNFRQVPDRFLYTDIEGNELLPDYEKFVADFLLKYRGFVVLGAYVKTQASVPSGITDDEATVRGRLNLGEIWNIQAGYLFRGDWSVDARYEKINDLIELDNTGAIIPESETFLDAGIYNRPEYYTFGLTKYMQKYAMKIQASITYNSVETKTGGDARIYSGANPSGGSDIDVAIPDEWTYRMVFSLAF from the coding sequence ATGTGCCAATTCAAGCGGTTGCTAATGTCATTGGCATGCAGTTCATTTTTATTAATTAGTACTTCTGCCTTCAGTCAAGATGATCCTGACGCTGAATTTGGAGTGGATGAAGATGATACCGAGTATACTTTTGATACCGATGCAATGTATGCTTTACCTAATTGGTACACCATTGGAGACGGCTTAAGATTCAGCTCCAGAACTAATGACTATTCTATGCGCATCACAGGCTATATCCAGCCTTATTACGAGTTGTTTTGGGGTACCGATACTCTTGGCAATTCCTACCGTGAAAATCGATATAGAATCTCCAGGGCTAGAATTAAAATGAGTGGTGAGAGTAAAAAATTAAAAATGTCTTACCGCATCAGTTTTGATTTAAGTAGAAATAATAGTGAGGGTGATAGAAATACATTAATAGATGAAGAGAACAATTTCCTTTGGGATGCTTACATCACTTATCGCCCTTTTAGATATACCAGAGTTAGCCTTGGCCAAAAGGCACCTAGAACTAACTATCGCGAATTTTTTATGACATCAAATACCCTTCAGATGGTAGAGCGAAGCAGAATCACTTCTTTATTTTCTGTATTTAGAGATATGGGCCTTTTTGTTGATAGAAGAGATAAAGTATATCGTGATCTGTACATCAAATCCTATTTAGAAATTACCACCGGGGAAGGGCAAAATGCTTTTGAGAACTATGGAGGGCTAAAGTATGGCGGTCGATTAGATATTTTTCCTTTTGGCTTATTCAAAGGCGGTGAATTTAATGGTGTGGATATGCTGAGGGAATGGAAGCCTAAGCTAGTGGTAGGAGGTGCCTATTCAATCAATAAGGGCATGTCGAACAGAAATGGAAATTTCAGGCAAGTACCGGATAGATTCTTATATACAGATATCGAAGGCAATGAATTATTGCCAGACTACGAAAAATTCGTGGCTGATTTTCTTCTTAAATATCGAGGGTTTGTGGTACTGGGGGCTTATGTAAAAACCCAGGCTTCTGTTCCATCCGGCATAACAGATGATGAAGCAACAGTACGAGGGCGATTAAATCTGGGCGAGATATGGAATATCCAGGCAGGTTATCTTTTCAGAGGCGATTGGTCCGTAGATGCACGTTACGAAAAGATCAACGATTTAATTGAGCTTGATAACACAGGTGCAATCATCCCTGAATCAGAGACTTTTCTTGATGCTGGTATCTATAACAGACCGGAGTACTACACTTTTGGCTTAACGAAATACATGCAAAAATATGCCATGAAAATTCAGGCGTCAATTACCTACAATTCTGTGGAAACAAAAACAGGGGGAGATGCCCGAATTTATTCAGGAGCCAACCCCTCAGGTGGTTCTGATATAGATGTAGCAATCCCTGATGAATGGACTTATAGGATGGTATTTTCTCTAGCATTTTAA
- a CDS encoding M14 family zinc carboxypeptidase, whose product MKLKLIYILILIQLAVVGYSQQPGRLTNKFFPDLDVTFNTPAFESKHGFTNYKELIAFLEELTSSNEHAQLLYLGKTQKGRKIPYVKISKPGSTDKLRIWMQGGIHGNEPASSEGMLAVLSDLLTKDENSFLLDRLEVVIVPMVNIDGYVKQNRRAKNDLDLNRDLMKLQIPEIKQLRATYADYSPHVSIDFHEYNPFRAAFRQFGDMGYTSFYDAMFLYTGELNVEPKIRDLTENLFVKNAKAKFTEEGFQYNDYFSPQENLGKLYFNMGSTSARSSATSFALGNSISVLMEIRGIRLNRNSFERRVYITYTAAFSYLKTAYENHDRVLAGVNEAIESTIAREHDVVIKSKKSNVELPIKFIDIAENEAVENEFPVASSKEMTPVVSRERPYAYVLPSNQTQAIENLRILGLDIDTLKTPQTFEVQSYVVEAQEIEASKYQGYFPNNVSTQISTIEKQFEQGAFIIRLNQKNANLAVTALEPENENSFVRVRVVEAQKGEEIPIYRLMNVDESQNF is encoded by the coding sequence ATGAAACTAAAATTAATATACATACTCATCCTAATTCAGCTAGCCGTGGTTGGTTATTCTCAACAGCCAGGTAGGCTTACCAATAAGTTCTTTCCAGATTTGGATGTAACTTTTAACACTCCTGCATTTGAGAGCAAACACGGGTTTACTAATTATAAAGAGCTAATTGCATTTTTGGAAGAGTTAACTTCTTCAAATGAACATGCTCAACTTCTGTATTTAGGCAAGACACAAAAAGGCAGAAAAATTCCTTATGTAAAGATATCAAAACCCGGAAGCACGGATAAATTAAGAATTTGGATGCAAGGTGGAATTCATGGTAATGAGCCTGCCAGCTCCGAAGGTATGCTGGCCGTGTTGAGTGACTTGCTCACGAAAGATGAAAACTCCTTTTTACTCGATAGGCTTGAGGTAGTGATAGTGCCAATGGTAAATATTGATGGGTATGTTAAGCAAAATAGAAGAGCTAAAAACGACCTTGATTTAAACCGTGATCTCATGAAGCTTCAAATACCGGAAATCAAGCAATTAAGAGCTACTTATGCTGACTACTCCCCACATGTTTCCATAGATTTTCATGAGTATAATCCTTTCAGAGCGGCCTTTAGGCAATTTGGCGATATGGGCTATACATCCTTTTATGATGCTATGTTTCTTTACACCGGTGAGCTAAATGTTGAGCCCAAAATACGCGATTTAACAGAGAATTTATTTGTGAAAAATGCCAAAGCCAAATTCACTGAAGAAGGCTTTCAGTATAATGATTATTTCTCACCACAGGAGAACCTTGGTAAACTCTATTTTAACATGGGGTCAACGAGTGCCAGGTCAAGTGCTACTTCCTTTGCCTTGGGTAATTCAATCAGCGTTTTGATGGAAATAAGAGGAATTAGATTGAATAGAAATTCTTTTGAACGAAGGGTTTACATCACCTATACTGCTGCATTTTCATATCTAAAAACGGCTTATGAAAATCATGATCGGGTTCTTGCCGGAGTGAACGAAGCCATTGAATCCACCATAGCCAGGGAACATGATGTGGTGATAAAAAGTAAAAAGTCTAATGTAGAGCTGCCTATTAAATTCATTGACATAGCTGAGAATGAAGCGGTAGAAAATGAATTTCCTGTAGCAAGTTCTAAGGAGATGACACCTGTAGTTTCCAGAGAAAGGCCTTATGCCTATGTGTTACCATCAAATCAAACACAGGCCATTGAAAATTTACGAATCCTTGGTCTTGATATCGATACACTCAAAACCCCCCAAACGTTTGAAGTGCAATCTTATGTAGTAGAGGCTCAGGAAATTGAAGCATCAAAATATCAGGGCTACTTTCCTAATAATGTATCCACACAAATATCTACCATCGAAAAGCAATTTGAGCAAGGAGCTTTTATTATACGCCTCAATCAAAAGAATGCAAATCTGGCAGTAACTGCCTTAGAGCCTGAAAATGAAAACAGTTTTGTGCGCGTGCGGGTAGTGGAAGCTCAAAAGGGAGAGGAAATCCCAATTTATCGATTAATGAACGTTGATGAGAGCCAAAATTTTTAA
- a CDS encoding DUF4886 domain-containing protein has protein sequence MRFKISILLFLCASFYTVELHSQEKEPIRVLFVGNSFMFFNNLPQVVNAMAESQGVTIETRHSTVSGSNLEQHWKEEKGTETRKLLNDQKWDYVVFNNHSLSAIETPESFETYGKKFAELVKEKGAKPVFMITWGYKSNPRLFKPINEAYIKLAEETDSQIVPAGSLMAQAREWRPNLDLYFDDKHPTSIGTYMIGLAFYKFFTGKSTLQIPERTTTTDKNGQRLYLLILSKENAEFLKMLVEDFEFEIASE, from the coding sequence ATGAGGTTTAAAATTTCCATACTACTATTTCTATGTGCAAGCTTCTATACTGTTGAACTACACTCACAGGAAAAAGAACCGATTCGAGTCCTTTTTGTGGGTAATAGTTTCATGTTTTTTAATAATCTACCACAGGTAGTAAATGCGATGGCAGAGAGCCAGGGAGTAACCATTGAAACGCGCCATTCTACAGTGTCAGGGTCAAATTTGGAACAGCATTGGAAAGAGGAAAAGGGTACAGAAACACGTAAACTTTTAAACGATCAAAAATGGGATTATGTGGTTTTTAATAATCACAGCCTGAGCGCCATTGAAACTCCTGAAAGTTTCGAAACTTATGGAAAGAAGTTCGCTGAATTAGTGAAAGAAAAAGGGGCTAAGCCTGTATTTATGATCACATGGGGCTATAAATCGAACCCCAGGCTGTTTAAGCCAATTAATGAAGCATACATAAAACTTGCCGAAGAAACCGATTCCCAGATAGTTCCGGCAGGTTCGCTCATGGCTCAAGCCAGAGAGTGGCGCCCAAATTTGGACCTTTATTTTGATGATAAGCACCCCACATCTATAGGTACCTACATGATTGGCCTGGCATTCTATAAGTTTTTTACAGGCAAGTCTACCTTACAAATACCGGAACGAACTACTACTACAGATAAAAACGGGCAGAGGTTATATCTACTCATTTTATCAAAGGAAAATGCCGAATTCCTGAAAATGTTGGTTGAAGATTTTGAATTTGAAATAGCAAGCGAATGA
- a CDS encoding SLC13 family permease: MNVGKKIIPILLGPSVFLLMQLIGAPSSMPPLAFQVLAVTFWVAIWWVTEAIPMAVTAMLPILLFPLTGALDIKETTTAFGDKYIFLYLGGFLIAIAIEKWDLHKRIALTIIDLIGSNFVRIILGFMVATAFLSMWISNTATSVMMLPIAIAVAEQFKKSHDGKKNGKLDAIGKALMLAVAYSASIGGFSTLIGTPPNLVLAGVLEETYGVKISFFDWMKFGLPISITLIFICWKYLTLKAFPLKNVEFPGGRKAIRKMKKDLGKISKQERVVLWVFIATATLWVTRSLLQKLIPNLDDTIIAMAAGTLLFILPSGKGKTLLVWKDAKRLPWDIILLFGGGLALARGFNETGLAVWIASQLTDLQGLSLIFLILVMVASVNFLTEITSNLATTAMLLPVLAPMALAFDLHPYMIMVSVTISASCAFMLPVATPPNAVVFGSGYLRIPDMVRTGFFMNLVSILIISLLTFYMLPIIWDFDQDAFPAAFMQK, encoded by the coding sequence ATGAACGTTGGAAAGAAAATAATACCCATTTTGTTAGGGCCTTCGGTCTTCTTACTAATGCAGCTCATAGGTGCGCCTAGCTCCATGCCACCACTGGCATTTCAGGTGCTTGCAGTTACCTTTTGGGTGGCTATCTGGTGGGTAACAGAAGCTATACCAATGGCTGTAACTGCCATGTTACCTATACTTTTATTTCCTTTAACAGGTGCGCTTGATATTAAAGAAACAACAACAGCATTTGGCGATAAATACATATTCCTGTACTTAGGTGGATTTTTAATAGCTATTGCAATAGAAAAATGGGATTTGCATAAACGTATTGCACTTACCATCATTGATCTAATAGGGTCAAATTTTGTACGTATCATACTGGGTTTTATGGTGGCCACTGCTTTTTTATCTATGTGGATTTCTAATACAGCCACTTCAGTAATGATGTTACCAATTGCGATTGCCGTGGCTGAGCAGTTTAAGAAAAGCCATGATGGCAAGAAAAATGGAAAACTTGATGCGATTGGTAAAGCATTAATGCTGGCAGTTGCATATAGTGCTTCTATTGGTGGTTTTTCAACTCTTATAGGTACTCCGCCTAATTTGGTTTTGGCAGGTGTACTTGAAGAAACCTATGGGGTAAAGATTAGTTTTTTTGATTGGATGAAATTTGGGCTGCCTATTTCAATCACGCTTATTTTTATTTGCTGGAAGTATTTAACGTTGAAAGCATTTCCACTGAAGAATGTGGAGTTTCCAGGTGGAAGAAAGGCCATCAGAAAAATGAAGAAGGACTTAGGCAAAATATCCAAACAAGAGCGCGTTGTTTTATGGGTATTTATTGCTACTGCCACTTTATGGGTCACAAGATCATTACTGCAAAAGTTAATTCCAAATTTGGATGATACCATCATCGCTATGGCAGCTGGTACATTGTTATTTATTTTACCTTCAGGCAAAGGGAAAACTTTGTTGGTTTGGAAAGATGCGAAGAGACTTCCCTGGGACATCATACTATTATTTGGAGGAGGTTTAGCCCTGGCCAGAGGATTTAATGAAACAGGATTAGCGGTTTGGATTGCCTCGCAGCTAACCGATTTACAAGGGCTATCATTGATATTCTTAATTCTGGTGATGGTGGCGTCAGTTAATTTCTTAACTGAAATTACTTCGAATTTAGCTACAACAGCCATGCTATTACCAGTGCTGGCACCTATGGCATTGGCTTTTGACTTGCACCCTTATATGATCATGGTATCTGTGACTATATCTGCTTCCTGTGCCTTTATGCTGCCAGTGGCAACCCCGCCTAACGCAGTAGTATTTGGTTCGGGCTACTTGCGCATCCCCGATATGGTGAGGACAGGATTTTTTATGAATCTTGTTTCAATACTAATTATTTCATTATTAACATTTTACATGCTCCCTATAATTTGGGATTTTGATCAGGATGCTTTTCCGGCAGCTTTTATGCAGAAATAA
- a CDS encoding response regulator transcription factor — MNVLIVDDHKIVRDGVRLYVEKHPKVKTIEEAKNGNEALAHLRQHPVDLVLIDINMAVLNGIDSTTQITKEFENVKVIALTMHNDYHHIKSMMDAGASGYLLKNCNQSEMIEAIDRVMDNEIFYSPEVAQTVMNNLAKKKVRQSNSIPLTPRELDIYKLIMDDKSNQEIADELFISIRTVEVHKRNLMEKTGAKSSAGLVIYAVKNRIFDDII; from the coding sequence ATGAATGTATTAATTGTTGATGATCACAAAATAGTTAGGGATGGAGTTAGGCTCTATGTTGAAAAGCACCCTAAAGTTAAAACCATTGAAGAAGCAAAAAATGGCAACGAAGCCCTGGCCCATTTAAGGCAACACCCTGTTGACCTGGTGTTGATAGATATTAACATGGCTGTGCTCAATGGTATTGATTCTACAACTCAGATCACAAAAGAATTTGAAAACGTGAAGGTAATTGCACTTACCATGCATAACGATTATCACCATATTAAATCAATGATGGATGCAGGTGCTAGTGGTTATCTGCTAAAAAATTGCAACCAGTCAGAAATGATTGAAGCCATCGATCGGGTGATGGATAACGAAATTTTCTACAGCCCTGAAGTGGCACAAACGGTCATGAACAATCTTGCCAAGAAAAAGGTGAGGCAATCCAACTCCATACCTCTAACACCCAGAGAGTTAGATATTTACAAACTAATTATGGATGATAAATCCAATCAGGAAATTGCCGATGAGCTGTTTATAAGCATTAGAACTGTGGAAGTGCACAAGCGTAATTTAATGGAAAAGACAGGTGCCAAAAGTTCTGCAGGCCTGGTAATATATGCCGTAAAAAACAGAATTTTTGATGATATAATTTGA
- a CDS encoding PAS domain S-box protein, giving the protein MTLNLVLYMFLSAGTAGLLVYLLMYLHYWKIKSSVEADSSLAQKKYQESERILSSMYTYTKEFVALLKKDKNNLIIIKFPESYWIQIQKHTNYSKEDVIGKSLKWFYVEILKLNENEIATRQSKILKTIIERKPITYLENYKDPDGKRGWSNSSFIPLLDDKGEIDYILFTSKDVTKEKEVESELRFNVTLLESILDYSQFAIVLFKDGKIHQINKTFTHYFDYQINEILGEPGEIIVPEKYYPLLHKVRQGLINDFKVFHLGLEEEITLKRKDGSEFYCEVSVYPLPVEGTRYSVLSISNITEQRRIRHELEESKEQLQSLIENMPGMFFRLGTDSEFSLQYISGNSEAYLGIKNSDIKEKNLRGRDVLPDEFITKSREYLSQLMQTGGNGEMTLPIEYSSVKKWVNARFKPTKLSSGERVIDGLLFDVTEQVLNEKNRKKAEESLRKNQSRLLALMANLPGMVYRSAHKNDFKLTFVSEGSLELTGYTPDQLKTSKSSIFNIIKENYHDKIRRDVAEAIAEKKPYKLFYEIYTAAGPKWVFDRGQEIEKGYLEGIIIDITDRVESEEKIVQTIIQTEDRERKRIAKELHDSLGQKLTTVSLYFNSLKDKELEYNELNTRLVKGLGFLELAIKETRNISHNLMPRNVEDFGLKLSIESLVNELNAISETKFSFYDNLQDKDISVNLGLHLYRITQEAINNVLKYAEAKQVAIQLMLYPDLIIWSIEDDGKGFDITQLEKEQQFGLEGIRQRAQLLSGNATIESRINHGTSITIEIPFKSHYVIEK; this is encoded by the coding sequence ATGACTCTCAATTTGGTTTTATACATGTTTTTGTCTGCTGGAACTGCCGGATTGCTAGTCTACCTTCTTATGTATTTGCACTATTGGAAGATCAAAAGCTCTGTTGAAGCTGATAGTAGTTTAGCCCAGAAAAAGTATCAAGAGTCGGAAAGGATTCTATCATCTATGTACACCTACACAAAGGAATTTGTGGCGTTGTTAAAAAAAGATAAGAATAATTTGATCATCATTAAATTCCCTGAATCTTACTGGATACAAATACAAAAGCACACTAATTATTCTAAAGAAGATGTCATTGGAAAATCTTTGAAATGGTTTTATGTGGAAATATTAAAGCTAAATGAAAACGAAATTGCTACCAGGCAAAGCAAGATTTTGAAAACCATTATTGAAAGAAAGCCCATTACCTACCTTGAAAATTACAAAGACCCTGACGGGAAAAGAGGCTGGTCAAACTCAAGCTTTATACCACTTTTGGATGATAAAGGGGAGATAGATTATATTCTTTTTACATCAAAAGATGTAACGAAAGAAAAAGAAGTAGAATCTGAATTGAGATTTAATGTAACGCTTCTGGAAAGCATTCTGGACTATAGCCAATTTGCTATTGTTTTGTTTAAGGATGGTAAAATCCATCAGATTAATAAAACCTTCACCCACTATTTCGATTATCAGATCAATGAGATTTTAGGCGAACCAGGCGAAATAATAGTACCGGAGAAATACTACCCGCTGCTTCATAAAGTTCGTCAAGGTTTAATCAACGATTTCAAGGTGTTTCATCTTGGTTTAGAGGAAGAAATAACGCTGAAGCGTAAAGATGGCTCTGAATTTTATTGTGAGGTAAGTGTGTATCCGCTTCCGGTAGAAGGAACAAGGTACAGTGTTTTATCCATTTCCAATATTACAGAACAAAGGCGTATCAGACATGAGTTGGAAGAAAGCAAAGAACAATTGCAATCGCTTATAGAAAATATGCCCGGTATGTTTTTCAGGCTGGGCACTGATAGCGAGTTTAGCCTGCAATACATTAGCGGAAACAGCGAGGCGTATCTGGGTATAAAAAATAGCGATATAAAAGAAAAGAATTTGCGCGGTCGTGATGTACTACCTGATGAGTTCATTACAAAATCTCGTGAATATTTGAGCCAATTAATGCAAACTGGTGGTAATGGTGAAATGACTCTGCCAATAGAATATAGTTCTGTAAAAAAATGGGTGAATGCTCGCTTTAAACCTACAAAACTAAGTAGTGGCGAGCGCGTGATTGATGGGCTGTTATTTGATGTTACGGAACAGGTACTGAATGAAAAAAATCGAAAAAAAGCCGAAGAAAGCTTAAGAAAGAATCAATCGCGATTACTTGCGTTAATGGCCAATCTGCCAGGCATGGTGTATCGGTCTGCCCATAAGAATGATTTCAAACTCACTTTTGTGAGTGAAGGCTCTCTTGAACTCACAGGCTACACACCCGACCAGTTGAAAACTTCGAAGTCCTCAATTTTCAATATCATTAAAGAAAATTATCACGACAAAATTAGAAGGGATGTAGCAGAGGCCATTGCTGAAAAAAAGCCGTACAAATTATTCTATGAAATCTACACGGCAGCTGGCCCTAAATGGGTATTCGATCGGGGTCAGGAAATCGAGAAGGGTTATCTGGAAGGTATCATCATCGATATCACCGATCGTGTGGAATCAGAAGAAAAAATAGTGCAAACCATTATTCAGACAGAGGACAGAGAACGAAAAAGAATTGCCAAGGAACTACACGACAGTTTGGGCCAAAAACTAACTACTGTTTCACTATATTTCAATTCATTGAAAGACAAAGAATTAGAGTATAACGAATTAAACACTCGATTGGTGAAAGGTTTAGGCTTTTTAGAGTTGGCAATAAAAGAGACACGTAACATTTCACATAACCTAATGCCACGAAATGTTGAAGATTTTGGCCTCAAGCTATCGATAGAGAGTTTGGTGAATGAGTTGAATGCCATTTCTGAAACCAAATTTTCGTTTTATGATAACTTACAGGACAAAGATATTTCTGTGAACCTGGGTTTACACCTATATCGCATAACACAGGAAGCAATAAACAATGTATTAAAATATGCAGAGGCCAAACAGGTTGCTATTCAATTAATGCTCTACCCTGATTTAATTATTTGGTCGATTGAAGATGATGGTAAAGGCTTTGATATCACCCAACTCGAGAAAGAACAGCAGTTTGGCCTGGAGGGCATCAGACAACGAGCACAACTTTTATCGGGCAATGCAACAATAGAATCGAGGATAAATCACGGAACAAGCATTACTATCGAAATACCGTTTAAGAGTCATTATGTAATAGAAAAATGA
- a CDS encoding YfiR family protein, producing the protein MKKLNYLTALILMCALSMPLLAQNAESQIKTLFVYNFTRYIQWPNNDGNVTIGILGNDEQIVAAFKEMAAKKSSSSAKIIIEVFTDVSKSGNYELVYIPEGSSHLISSVSKSAKTVLVSEKPGMTQKGSDINFVHKDGKIRFELNKKSIDNSQFKVASQLVSLAIVV; encoded by the coding sequence ATGAAAAAACTAAACTATTTAACAGCCCTAATATTAATGTGTGCCTTAAGCATGCCGCTTTTGGCTCAAAATGCAGAGAGTCAGATCAAAACCTTGTTTGTATACAATTTTACAAGGTACATTCAATGGCCTAACAACGATGGAAATGTAACCATCGGTATTCTTGGCAATGATGAGCAGATTGTTGCAGCGTTTAAGGAAATGGCCGCAAAAAAATCAAGTTCCTCGGCCAAAATTATTATTGAAGTATTTACCGATGTGTCCAAATCAGGAAACTATGAACTGGTTTACATTCCTGAAGGTAGTAGCCATCTAATCTCATCGGTTTCCAAATCGGCTAAGACCGTTTTGGTTTCTGAAAAGCCAGGTATGACACAAAAAGGAAGCGATATCAATTTTGTGCATAAAGACGGTAAAATTCGATTTGAATTGAACAAAAAGTCTATTGACAATTCACAATTCAAAGTGGCGAGCCAGCTAGTAAGTCTTGCCATTGTTGTTTAA